The genomic window AATATTGGCTAAGATTCAACCAAAAGACTCGTTTCATTCATTCATTGTACTGTTGCAATACCTCATAGACATCACCAGTAATCACAGATCGGAGGATGTTCATTGTTAGTCCGAATTCCTTATTCAAACACTCCTGCAGACTCTGCTTCCGACCTTCTCTAACCTGAAAAGTAGAAAATAAATCGTCAAAAACAGTAGACTTACTGGCTTACCTTATGCAAGCAAAAGAACCCCCAGCCTACACTGCACTCCATAAATAGATTCCAAAGTGTGTTTTGCACTAATAAAGCCGTATCTAACCAGAAGAATGACTAGTGTGGCTATTAATGGCAAGTGTAAGCACATATTTAAACAAGAACCAAATATGAAGCCTACACAACAACAAAATTGTCGACGGATAGTGAATGGCGCGAGAGTTCCTACCGATCGCAGTGTGAtcttcaatccagtaggagatgatcTTCTCATACTCTTCAGGACTGGAGCTATCCATTGATTTCCATCGACGCTCACTTCTGAATCCTACATCCACAAGCAAAACAGTAATTTATCATACTATAAAGACAGGAAAATCGTTCATCTCATTATACAGCACGGCATTATATTATTTCTGCCTTCCTCCTATGTAAATGAACAATACAACCAGCATGGTAAACCAATTACAACATTCTCCTAAGCTGAATGGCCGAGGGCGATATAATTTTAGGTGCCAGGTGAATAAATCAAATTATCAAATTTTGTAAAATTTTCAttatcacatgaagatgtgaaacaACTGAGTGTAGAACGAGCAAAAGCTGACTGGTAGTTACTGAACAACAGATCAAGAAAATTGACAGATAAAATTAATGAGAGAGAAGCAACAGTGTGAAGATTTTCCATCATAAGTGCTGAAGCCTTACAAGTGCTTTCAAGATCTCCTCAACAGTCTCGGCTGAGAAACATTTGTCGATAGTTGAAAGCCTATCAAAAATCGACATTCCACTGTCAGCTTGTATCCATAAATAAATAGAATAATTACTAGCACATTACTCAAAGAAACCGCTTTTATTTCTTCAAATGAGTAAACACGGAATCCTTTCAACAACGGAATTATGATATTTATCAAGAAATAATCCTTAACTTGTTTAAAATACTCTCTTGATCAAGTTGAACATCCGTAGAGAATTCCTCAAGGACAGCTCGGACTGCAGACTCGTCGCCTGTGTTTAAATTCAGTAATTGTTTTTCGAGATCTTCCAATTTCTGCCATACATATTCTAAACTAGTCAAACTACAAGCAAACCAATATCAGAAAGTATTTTGTTAGTCAAGCTACAGGTTGACAAAATACTGCAAACAAAACAATACATCAAGAAACGTAAACTGCTGGAAGACTTACTTCAGAATGGACAAAATGAGTAGCAAGACCAGCAGCGATCATTTCTTTTGCATTCAGTCTAGCACCAGTCAAAGCCAGATACTCCCCTAAAAGTTAAGAAAGAGTGAAAATAAGGAGATTGAAACTGAAATTCCTATTCATAGTTAATTGGCCATGACCAATTTTCTCATGCCTAACTCATTCATAGTGTTTGTCCCCAAAGGACAATATCCCTCTGAGTAAACCATTCAAATGGTTCTCTGGGGATGTGAGAATGGGAAATTAAACTCAATGCTTACCTAAATATCCAGGGAGCCGAGAATGGATATAAGAAAAGCTACAATCTGTGTGTAGTCCAACACTTGCCTCGGGGGTGGCAAAAACCTACACAAACAGAAATGATCCTTATGAGAAACTCCAAACAGATATATAACTACACTGgagtatatagtactccctccgttccaacttataagatgttctaactttttgcTGAATTGGATGTATATACAGACGTGCTTTAATGTATTTTGGATgtctatattgaaatatccaaaacatcttataattcaGAATGGAGGTAATATTCAAGTTTGATTGGATCTCGTTTAAAAAATTATGCAAGTATTCTAAAAAAAtgcagttattatttatttacacGAACAAAATACCAATAGAAAGGCATCGAAGCTTACTTTGATGTATGATCACTACTAGTAGATTATTCAGGTGATACATGTACACAAAAATTTGAGAAATCTACAAACGAATGTATCACTAAACAGGTCATAAGTGTGGCATAAATTGATTCGTACTGTTTTCTCTGTGACAACTGCAAATTTCAGTGGAGCAACCATGGCTGCACCTCCACCCATAACAAGTCCATTAACAAGAGCCACCTGTATGAATGCGCAAGCGTATATTTTCAGAATATAACACCTCCTGTAAAATAGGGAATTTTCCTCGAATATGTCACAAGGGCATCACCATGGTTTTCTTATATGTATGAATGTGATAGCAGAGCCAGTACATCCTGTACACAACCTCGAGGCAGGAATCATCTGCAAAGCAGTCATATCAATATCTCCAAACAGCCTTGCTTTGTTACATGAAAATAGAAATCATTGATGATACAAATCAGACAATATGGCACGGCGACTCTGAGAATCCCACCCGATGATCTCCCTTCGTAGAACATCTTTAGGTCCCCACCAGCAGAAAATGCGCGTCCAGCTCCCTGTTGATCATCAAACCTCACACTCATGCACTTGTGAAAATTGCTGAATATTACAACAGTTACACAAAAAACCAATCTTCTGTCGCAGGACGCCGAATTTCAAAACATATTATTGCTAAGCATTTAAACTTGCTGAACATGACATTCGGCATTTCCTTTGGATCATTTTTTGTTGCAACGATTTCCTGAAACTTCTCCAACTATGGAAAAACATGATACTCTTAAACACCAGCCCTTTTTTTAAGATTTGACTCTTAAGCACCAGCCCTGATTACCATCCTAAAGCAGTATAGCAGCTTAAAAAATATGCTGCGGCATGTGCCAATGAATACACACCTTGAAGATGACCAGCTTGGCATCGTCATCTTTCTCCCATTTCTCCAAGAGCTGAGCTAGGATATAGACCTGCAAGCAAAGAAACCGAACACAAACAGGCAGTCCCAATTCATAATTAGCATTCCACAGGACCTCCACTGCAGAAACCACCTCTAATCGAACATCTCCCCAGCCAAGAGCAAGAGGGCGCACCACTCTGTCGTTGATGCCGTTCAGCTGGCGCGGGCGGTTGAGGGTGACCACCCTCGCGCCGTTGATCTCCTGCCCGAGAACGACCTGCACGGAGAGTCGGATTGCCGCGTTCGGTGAGCCGGTGATGCCGCGAGGAGAcgaagaagagaagcaaagaatcAATCGTGCTGGATCGTTACCTCGTCGGGATTGGGTTGTTCTTGAGCCATGGCGAATCGGGAGCTGGAGGTTTCTTTGACGCGTACCAGCTCGCGAGGTGAGGCGGGTGCTCAATTGAGGTTGGTGAAGGAACCATTGGTGtgggaagggaagaagaagggtaGGGGAGTGGGTTGGTAAGCCGGGAGTGAGGTTGGGGTAGGTGCCACCTGCGACGTGTCGGAGTGGGGACCGGGGCTTGACTACTGTTAAGCTGGGTAGTTGAACTGAGGATGAAAGTATTTTCTCGGGCACAACTAGGAATCAGAGTCCTGATGGCTTTGCTTCCTATCAGACCGGTCGATAGCCGTATGATTAGATGTATTCCAGTCCTTCGATCTTCCTTTATGAGTTAAATGCGATAATCACTAACGTGAATTCTGCTGTTTCCTAATAGCTGTTCCCATAATATGCGGTTTGTTTTCTAAATCTGCTTCCTAATCTTTATCCCCACAATCTTtgatttgtttcctaaaacaactTCCTTGAGTGGCTACAAATCTCAATATTTGTGGATATAATTTCAGAAAAATATTAATTACGAAATATATAAGATGTGTTTCCTTAGTGATAGTAACATGGTTTGTATACCAAAGAAGCATTCTTCCGTACTGACGGAAGCATCATTTTGGTGAATTAGACTTGCTTCCATGTACCAATGTATTGGCTTCCATGGTGAATTAAACTTGCTATAATTGTACATGAATCTGTATTTAGGTGGTGGTTCGTTTCACTTCACAAATATTAAAATCGTGTTTCGATCAAGTGGAAAATTGCTTCTAAACAAGACATTTTCATAGGAAGAATCATTATCATGGGTACACTTGCTTCAAACACATCAAGGATGTGTTTTCAAAAAGTGCAAATGTGCTCAGTTTGTTTTCATGAATAAAAGATTTTGCTTTCATAGTTTCATGGGAAAACAATTTTGCTTCCATGACAAACAATTTACATCGAATCATTCCTTACAAATTGGAAATTGTTTGTACTAGTTTCCATACTTGGCACAGTTCCTTCCTCGAGCTGGTCCTTGGTGCAGTTCCTCAAGGCACACATTATCTTATCGCCCATGACACATAGGAGCTTCATATCTGTTTCCTTCCACCGGCTCGAAGTAGTAAATAGTCAATGTGATGGTGCTTCAAACGGTGCTTACAATGTTGTCGAAATTACTTGAAGCAAAAGATCATTACAACTGAAGCAATAAAAGGTTTGAATGGAAGCATATAAGCAAGGTATGTTTGGTGACCTAGTGTGGAAAAACATATGTATCACCGAAGCACAAAATTTACCATTACGAAGCAATAATAAGTTAGATGGAAGCATACATATACACATACAATCACATACTCCGACAAATGGATTGACAATTGTATCATCATAATTGTCTTAAGCATTAAAGCCTAGGGTTACAAACGACAATAAAGAGACCGCTCAAGGAGATATATGCAATGAAATATAAATATATATGGTTAACAGGTGAATATATACGCATTATTACTAGAATGAAAAGACTAACTAGACAACCTGAAGTGCCGATACAAGAAATGGAAATTATAGAAGTGATGAGATATATGATCAAGTATGTctgtttaaaaataaaataaaaatatataaagaCTGGTAACACATATACTAAATCAAGAAGCATTATTGCAGTTCTATCTGTACATAAAAATCATGGATGCTCCGAAGCAATGAACTTTACATCTATACATCTAGCTAGGAAACATGGCAAGAGAGTGAAGTTCCATTGCATGGAAGAAATATCTGTACATATGACACCTAGGAAGTATAGATGCTAACGCTATGAAGAGATAATATGTACACCAAGCAAGCATGCCTATAGATTAAATTCTGACTGTACATATGAATGATGGTAAATGCAACCATACATGGGAAGCTAAGCATGGAAATAGATCGAAATTCCAACGCCCATAGGAAGCGCGAATGCTTGAAGGAAATTGCTATAACTATATAAACAAGACGTATTGGAAGCACACAAAATTAAAGATGAAAAATAGCATGCTTGACACTGATATCCGGATGCAGATATAATCTACAAATGAATCTCATCTACTCTAGTTGGACGTTTTGTGAGCTTACATCAACTAAAATTCTGCAGATACATGAAATAAAAACAGGTTGTGAATCTCCCAGCCACATTGTATTGTATATCCTTGACGAAGGCCTACACATATGCCTAGATGAACAACGACGCTGCAGTTAGGTACGGATCTGATCAAGTACAGATCTACTAGAACATATTGACACCCAACAAATTCAACGAACCAAGATATGAACACATATTTCAAACAATCCTCAGGACACGAGTAACATAAATTAACTCCCAatgcagaaattaaaaaatgaaTCAAGATGAGAGG from Triticum aestivum cultivar Chinese Spring chromosome 3B, IWGSC CS RefSeq v2.1, whole genome shotgun sequence includes these protein-coding regions:
- the LOC123070795 gene encoding 3-hydroxyisobutyryl-CoA hydrolase-like protein 5; its protein translation is MAQEQPNPDEVVLGQEINGARVVTLNRPRQLNGINDRVVYILAQLLEKWEKDDDAKLVIFKGAGRAFSAGGDLKMFYEGRSSDDSCLEVVYRMYWLCYHIHTYKKTMVALVNGLVMGGGAAMVAPLKFAVVTEKTVFATPEASVGLHTDCSFSYIHSRLPGYLGEYLALTGARLNAKEMIAAGLATHFVHSEKLEDLEKQLLNLNTGDESAVRAVLEEFSTDVQLDQESILNKLSTIDKCFSAETVEEILKALDSEVSVDGNQWIAPVLKSMRRSSPTGLKITLRSVREGRKQSLQECLNKEFGLTMNILRSVITGDVYEGIRALSIDKDNAPKWSPATIEEVKNEDIDRVFKPFSSGHELQVPSDDSNRWSGKYEHTVYAKSSQ